The Medicago truncatula cultivar Jemalong A17 chromosome 4, MtrunA17r5.0-ANR, whole genome shotgun sequence genome includes a region encoding these proteins:
- the LOC25492641 gene encoding cyanogenic beta-glucosidase, translating into MTLNMRYLLFSLLLSLVSTFIITEGKEIINTAPLQIGSLNRNDFPEGFIFGTASSAYQYEGAASEGGRGASIWDTFTHRYPQKITDGNNGDVAVDSYHRYKEDVGIMKDMNLDAYRFSISWSRILPKGKLSGGINQEGIDYYNNLIDELVTNGLQPFVTLFHWDLPQTLEDEYGGFLSPLIIKDFQDYAELCFKTFGDRVKHWITLNEPWSYSQNGYANGAMAPGRCSSWFNPNCTGGDSGTEPYLVAHYQLLAHAAAVNVYKTKYQVSQKGVIGITLIINWSVPFSDNKQNKNAAERNTDFQFGWFMDPLVNGDYPKTMRALVRSRLPKFTKEQSKQVSGSFDFIGINYYSSCYVSDAPQLSNANSSYLTDSLISFSFARDGKPIGLNVASEWLYVYPRGIRDFLIYAKEKYNNPLIYITENGINEYDDPSLSVEESLLDIYRIDYHYRHLFYLREAIIAGVNVKGYFAWSLLDNFEWHRGYTVRFGMTFIDYKDGLKRYQKLSGLWFKNFLTLDTRIYRESI; encoded by the exons ATGACATTAAACATGAGATATCTCCTATTTTCTCTCTTGTTATCCTTAGTTTCAACATTCATCATTACAGaaggtaaagaaataattaacaCTGCACCATTGCAAATAGGTTCATTAAATAGAAATGATTTCCCAGAAGGCTTTATATTTGGCACAGCATCTTCTGCATATCAATATGAAGGTGCAGCAAGTGAAGGTGGAAGAGGAGCAAGTATATGGGATACATTCACTCATAGATATCCTCAAAAAATCACTGATGGAAACAATGGAGACGTTGCGGTTGACTCGTATCATCGATATAAGGAAGATGTTGGTATCATGAAGGATATGAACTTGGATGCATACAGATTTTCCATATCTTGGTCTAGAATACTCCCAA AAGGAAAACTAAGTGGAGGAATTAATCAAGAAGGAATTGACTATTACAATAATCTCATTGATGAATTGGTGACAAATG GTTTACAACCATTTGTAACTCTTTTTCATTGGGATCTTCCTCAAACTCTAGAAGATGAATATGGCGGCTTCTTAAGTCCTCTCATCAT AAAAGATTTTCAAGACTATGCGGAACTTTGCTTTAAAACATTTGGAGATAGAGTAAAACATTGGATAACTTTGAATGAGCCATGGAGTTACAGTCAAAATGGATATGCAAATGGCGCAATGGCACCAGGTCGATGTTCTTCTTGGTTTAATCCAAATTGCACCGGTGGAGATTCTGGAACCGAACCTTATTTAGTTGCACATTATCAACTTCTAGCTCATGCAGCAGCTGTTAATGTGTACAAGACTAAATATCAAGTCTCTCAAAAGGGTGTGATAGGTATAACATTGATCATTAACTGGTCTGTGCCGTTCTCagataacaaacaaaataaaaatgctgcTGAACGAAATACAGACTTTCAATTTGGATG GTTTATGGATCCCTTGGTCAATGGAGATTATCCAAAAACCATGAGAGCCTTGGTTAGATCAAGGTTACCAAAGTTTACAAAAGAGCAATCTAAGCAAGTCAGtggttcatttgattttattggcATAAATTACTACTCTTCATGCTATGTTTCTGATGCACCTCAATTAAGCAATGCAAATTCTAGCTACCTAACAGATTCTCTGATTAGTTTTTCAT TCGCACGAGATGGAAAACCAATTGGTCTAAAT gttGCTTCAGAATGGTTGTATGTTTATCCAAGAGGAATTCGAGACTTTTTGATATACGCTAAAGAAAAATACAACAATCCTTTAATTTATATTACTGAAAACG GTATAAATGAGTACGACGACCCGTCATTATCAGTTGAGGAATCTCTTTTAGATATTTATAGAATCGATTATCATTACCGTCATCTCTTTTATCTTAGAGAGGCAATAAT AGCTGGTGTAAATGTAAAGGGATACTTTGCATGGTCTCTGTTGGATAATTTTGAATGGCATAGGGGTTATACTGTGAGATTTGGAATGACTTTTATAGATTACAAAGATGGTTTGAAAAGATATCAAAAGCTTTCAGGATTGTGGTTCAAGAATTTTCTCACGTTAGACACCAGAATTTATAGAGAATCGATCTAA